One window of the Phormidium ambiguum IAM M-71 genome contains the following:
- a CDS encoding response regulator: MTKHLLVIDDEQDIRDVVQVSLEEFAGWQVETADSGKEGLRKVKTGKWDAILLDVSMPDMDGLSVFEQLQADSATRTIPVVLLTAKVLPSDRRHFTEMGVTGVITKPFNPVTVWNQVAEILNW; encoded by the coding sequence ATGACTAAACATTTATTAGTGATTGATGATGAACAAGATATTCGGGATGTGGTTCAAGTTTCTTTAGAAGAATTTGCAGGTTGGCAAGTGGAAACCGCAGACTCAGGCAAAGAAGGGTTAAGAAAAGTGAAAACTGGCAAGTGGGATGCTATTCTTCTAGATGTGTCAATGCCAGATATGGATGGATTGTCTGTATTTGAACAGCTGCAAGCTGATTCTGCTACTCGGACAATTCCAGTAGTTTTGTTAACCGCAAAAGTTTTACCAAGCGATCGCCGTCACTTTACGGAAATGGGCGTTACAGGCGTGATTACCAAACCTTTTAATCCTGTAACTGTCTGGAATCAGGTAGCGGAGATTCTTAACTGGTGA